The following nucleotide sequence is from Juglans microcarpa x Juglans regia isolate MS1-56 chromosome 6D, Jm3101_v1.0, whole genome shotgun sequence.
AATTTGATCACTAGGAATATATGTGGGATGTCTGCATGAATAGTGAACATTGTTGAGTTAAAATATGCATCCACCTAGAATTTCAGAAAGCAATGCTATGCTTTTTCCTGAGTCAGTATGGATTACATATCTTTCTACCTCGTGTTTAGCCATAAGGAAGATACAGCACATTTATTTGTGTTAATATCTTTGATCTGATCTGTTCCTATGTGTTTTTCATTGAGCCAAGAGCTATCTAATGATGTACATAGTGCCTTTTCGGTACATGTTGGAAACCTCATGCTGGCTCTTATCACCAGCAGCATGTGTCAACCATGTAGCATTCTTGGTTCTTGAGGTTTTTAGCACCATGTAACCTTGTCTTCGAACCAAACATCAAGAATAAAGTTTCCCCCTTTGCTGttctattaaaatttaatgCACCACTGGCATTTCCAACGAGGGGACATGTATATGGTTGTATGGGGAACGAGGTTGCTGACATGCTGTACAAGTGTGATGTGAGAAAACTTATTTTATCTGTTTGACAAAGCAGGTTCTTGGGTCGATTTTGCAGGGTGTTGTACTTGATATTCTTGTAGCATTGGGCATATTCCGATCTCATCATGTCTGGCTAGATGTTGAGAACATTGAGGAAGCCCTACAAAATGTATTGGTGTGTGTGGAGATGGTTTTCTTTTCCGCTTTTCAGCAATATGCATACAACGTTGCGCCATACAGAGATGATGTTGCATCAAGCGCAAAATTAGATAAGAAGAAAGAGTGATTTGGAATTTACATAAATATGGGTGAGAACTTGAATGTACCGATAAATATCATTGACTGAACTAAGTCAGATTTATATGACCCATGCTATACCTATATCTAAATAATTTCGACTTTTATACTTTTAGCTAGAGGatattaaaagaagaaagaaacccAAGGCATTTGAGAAATATTAGGCGCAAGTGTGTTTCTGCTCTTGTTATCTGTATGCTGTCTCTTTAGGTGATCAATTGGAAATTGCTTTTTTTGCACGTAGGcatgaaaaaaaaggaaggaaaaaaaaaaaaaaaaactagaaatccAGATTCGAAAGGACATCGGATATTAAATACATTGTGGCAAACGAAATATGTCGGACGAGATAGGTGTTATTGCAGAAGTTGATTTGCTAATTTGTCATGAGTTTGTTGCATTCCTAAATGTTCTTAATTGtgtaaagaaaaacataaagcaATACACTCGGTGTATAAATTATCACTGCATTTTGGTTCGGTCGAAACGTTTTTGTGGTCTGCTGGAAATACTGATCGTTCGTCAAGAAATGGGTAATTGCTTAAAACAAAAGACTGCCGatttaaatgttataaataagagGAATTTGCAAATAGTTTTTACAAACGTGACATCTATCTAATTATGCGTCttaagccaaaaaaataaaatttatatttacattcTCATGTTATTTTCAAATTGCTTTTTAGTTTACAAGCAGTTTCATTTGATTATAcagataaaatgttattagaatataattttttttaatataatttttattttaaaatttaaaaaattagaattatttattatattttatttaaaaattttaaaaaattataaaaattagataagataataCGAAAACAAAACAGGGCAAATCGCACGGATTACATCCAAGTTTGAAATGGGAAGCGAACAAATTGTCCAAATTAAAAACCGAACGGAACTGTTCACTTCAAGCACACGTGGTATCCATCCCAGAGGATAATACTAAAGCATATGTCCAGAGAGAGCGTGAGTAACCAAAGGCCGACCAGAAAAATCTATTCCGTTTTATTAAGCCACCATGAAATCCCCAGTAACTATCCAAAACCATTGCTATAGACGTTTGTAGTCAGCATATTTGCGATGACGCCACTGTTGCAAATCTCCGTTAATATCTCGGCCTTCAGGTTGGAAACCTTACAAAATTATAGCACATACAAGAAACCCGCTAACTGTTGCTCCTTATCGAGAGCAAAGATTGCTTCTTTGCATCACAACAGGTTCAAATTGAGGGCCTATAGGGAGAGGTGGTCTTTCTTAGCAGGAAGTAGGGGTCAGGATGGGATTTTAGTGCGAGAGGAGGgattgaagatgaagaaaagagTGGTTTTGGTAAGGTTTAATCAGGGTTTCGGGTTTAATGGCGGCGGCGGTGGTGGGAGAGATGATGGTGCCACTGCTAGGATTCTGGGAAATCTTGCTTTGGCTATTGGGTTGACTTATCTTTCCATGACTGGGCAGCTTGGTTGGGTTCTTGATGCCATTGTTTCCGTTTgggtacctctctctctctctctcgtactTCCCTGTGTATTTATTCAACTAAAATACGAATCTCTAGTACTATTCTGCTTgttttattttgcttgtatTCGTGTTATGGGATTTGACAAAGCTAATCTGCCTATGCAATAGATAATCTGTTTTTGCttgttttttgttattatataatcgTATGTGGCTTTACTGGTGATTCTTTTGAAGGTCCGGGGTtcttgaatctcatttttttctagggaaaataaatatgtatactCTTCTGGTATACGTCTGAATCGTCTAATAGCATAATTTTGTTTGGACTCTTGAGACATTTTATAACTTGTTGGCTCTGACAAGTGACATCAATATATATGGTTGAATCTGATTGCTTCATGTTTTATCATATACAGCTCTTTGCAGTGCTTTTACCCAtcgttggcttgggtgctttCCTCTGGTGGGCTGGACGGGATATGGTTCAAGGCACTGTGAGGCTTCTTTAGTTTTCTGCTCTTGCCTTTCtttctctcaaaatttcttcttaGTCTAGACTTCCAATTACGTAATATTGCACTTTATAAAACTTTGGGACCTAAGATTGTTCAATTACTGAGGatagcaaaagaatttcttacACCTGTTGGTTGAGCtgtgttcaaatgaattttcTAGTGATAGAACTTAAACCATGTTAATTTCAAATGGGTTTTGGACGTATCTGCAAAGAGTTTTggccatatttatttataatgacataatttgtataaattttctAGTGATAGAACTTCATGTTAATTTCAAATGAGTTTTGGCCATATATGCAAAGAGTGAACTTAAACCATGTTAACAGATATTGTGTTTGAAGAATGATCCATTGCAAAATACATGAAAAGCTTAAATTTGTCTGTTAAGTATAAACTATTTTCTGTGTTACTTTTAGAATGTGAAGGAGTGATCATTTAACCATTTCTGTTTTGTGCCTCTAttgattgttttttctttttttccttttcatatatGGTGTATGTGCAGTGCCCAAACTGTGGAAATGATTTTCAAGTTTTCAAGTAAGAGATATCGAGGCCTTCTACGACATAAAACTCAAATGCAGAGACTTGGCTTTGTATTATTGTGGATCAGAATGCATAATGAGTTTTCTGACCTGGACAATAATGTTATCTTTTGCAGATCTTCTCTAAATGATGATTTGCAGTTGTGCCCCTTCTGCAGTCAACCTTTCTCTGGTAGTGTTAAATATTCAGTTTTATACTTGATGAAATCCGTGAAATTCCTCTAATCAATTTGCTCCATTTGTTGACAATGGGTGTTTAACTTGCAGAAATGCTTATTTTTGCTATGTCAGTCCTTTAGTTGTATATAGCCATTGGACTCTTAACTTCATCAAAGCTGTAGAGCTATCAAGTGgagtcatttttgtttttagaattttctctCGAAGCTACAGTTGGCTTCTTTTTCTGCCAAATGTTGCCATTTTTATAATGCATAATGATATTTTGCTTTAATTACATGTGTTTGCAGTTTTAAGTTATCCCTATCTCATTATGTGTAATATAAGCTTGCATAATAATGTCATCAATTATGGGTGGTGAGTTAACACTTTTTTGTTGTGCTCCCTTGGGCTCACATGCCCCAAATTCCAGTGCCATTTGAAAATGATTCAAGCTAATTCCACTTACCTGATTCTCACCATCAATAATCACTCTTCAAGCATGAACTAGAGTTGGTACTTCAAGCATTGATAGAAGTCAAGTCTTCATTACAATCTTTAATATCTTTGCTATTTGTGGAGTGAGCTCTCGATGCCTTTTTACCCCTCATGGAAGTTTTTCAATCATCATTGTTctgtttaaaattttgagatggCCCTGACTGGAACAAACTAGTGAAACTCTAAAGTCACATGGAACCTAAAATATGACGCTAGACAAGGAATATGCTTGATTGATCTATAAAGATGGATAGCATGGACTTTTCCAACCAATGTCCTTGTTGGTGCAATTCATCTGTCTCCTacatttgaattaatatatcTTAGTTTACATGTAGAATACATATGTCTGCATTTCTGTCAGGTTTTGAGACATCCCAATTAAATTTCAGTGGTCGGTGATGAGTTTGTAAGGGACTCTGTGAAGTTCTCCAACCAATCAACAACATTTGGGCAGGCTTTCAAGGATTTTTCCCGTACCAAAAAAGGTACTTTCCACAATGCtagttgtttctttttctttgagagGATTAAATGTGATGTTTATACGATCAATATATGTAAAGTTTCATGTGTTCATCTAGTTTACAGTACCTGCATTATTTTCCAGGGAAAGGTTCTTCTATGGCAGTTGTCGATGTTGAAGCAGATGTAAAAGATGCAGACTAAGGCCATTAAAGCCATTATAGCCTGAACCTCTGATGGAGGTATATTGTCATACCGAACTGGAGACACCCTCAATGAACAGGGCCATTATTGCTTGAGAGGATTGGTTAGCAAACTGACATCGCAGCTGTAATATAAGTTTTGACAGTGATGTTTCTTATGTTGTATTCTTGCATATCATTCGCGGGCCTAAAGTTCCTTGTCTTAATTCCAATGGTCGTCTTGTTCCAGTGTAATACTTTCTGATATTTTAGTGAGCatatagaaaaatttgaatGATAATATGGCGCTCATGGACTTGTTTtaaactagttgatatttatttaatttcccGTTTACAAGTTTTACCAAACCAGATTAGGTAAAACTTCTTTGAGAACGTGCATTGAAAGTTCATGCTATGTGCGTGGCAAGTGCATGGCAGTGCCATGATATCATATTTGCTATGAAAATCTACACTAGAGGTCGTTTAGTTAATAAATGGTGCTGCTAGTCGTTAAGGCAAAATCTGTGCTAGTCGTCTCctgaaacaaaaaacaagtgCTACAATTAATTTGTTGTCGTTTTCTTCGTTGTGGTTGTTCAAGCATAATTCGATGATCCAAGTGTCGATGAATTCGTACAAGGTTGTGACTCTTAATTCATGACGATGCTTGAGTTGCCTAGTGGCTCAATCTAAAGTAGGCCGAAGGAGACACATCTGAATTAGATCTTTTATTCTAATGTTAATAACGTAatatttttgcattttgatTTGATTCTTTTCATTGAGATGAAAAATACTCAAAACGAAAGTTTTCAATTTAAGTATATGTTAATATTGCatctttaataattattatggttactctttttttttttttttttttaattcgtgATAGAgagaatggaaagaaaataacttttctGGGTTGTTTTTTGCTTATTCTAAGCAAGGATGTGAATTCTCTCAAACTTCTAGTTGGAGACAGTAGAATGACCAAAAGCAGCCCAAACTGGCCCGTCTCTCATTACCCTTACttttaaagtatttctctttatttttacaTGCCAAAGTTTTAAGGACTGTTTGGGCATTGAACTTCCCCTAAAACAGCCCCAGAAAAAAGCTAGTGTGATTTTTCTCCAACTTCCAGCAAATAAACATGGCAAGTCAGCTCAAATATAATGTCGAAAACTGCAAAAGAGACAATCACAAACTGCAAAAGATAAAAGCATTTCTTCAGCCAACtttgaaaacaacaaaaaggttgaacacacacacacacacacacgtatatAGAACCTCTAATTAGACTAACTAGCATCACTAGTTTGTTCCCAGAATCTCATTCGAACAAGAGCTCGTTGGGTTGAtattttaaatactaataaaacaAAGTTCACTGCAAGGGATTACGTACGTGTTCTTCTTTCCATCTAGATGGATGCAATGGGTCCTGCCAAAAGTTCACCTTTGGAGGTCCCTGATGATCTGCAATATGCTCCAAGTAAACAAATGTTTACACGAGTACTAtaaccacaaaaataaatcaatgcACTCTAGGTCTCATATATTAGCAGAGAAATCTGACAACTGAATTCCATGGAATGCGTCAAATTCAAATAGCCCTCAAGAGCAGCGAAAAAAAGAACGGAGGATTCAACTGAAAT
It contains:
- the LOC121235284 gene encoding uncharacterized protein LOC121235284, translated to MTPLLQISVNISAFRLETLQNYSTYKKPANCCSLSRAKIASLHHNRFKLRAYRERWSFLAGSRGQDGILVREEGLKMKKRVVLVRFNQGFGFNGGGGGGRDDGATARILGNLALAIGLTYLSMTGQLGWVLDAIVSVWLFAVLLPIVGLGAFLWWAGRDMVQGTCPNCGNDFQVFKSSLNDDLQLCPFCSQPFSVVGDEFVRDSVKFSNQSTTFGQAFKDFSRTKKGKGSSMAVVDVEADVKDAD